A genomic segment from Candidatus Dormiibacterota bacterium encodes:
- a CDS encoding helix-turn-helix domain-containing protein yields MLLDIATRQPSAPSTPSLFTNHGLVLLYIAAQPGARERDIAAVVGITERSAQRIVGDLVNSGFIARRRSGRRNVYEVHLDAPLSDPVWTGLRVRDLLDLVAASQQERRPA; encoded by the coding sequence ATGCTCCTGGATATCGCGACGAGGCAGCCGTCGGCTCCCTCGACCCCGTCGCTCTTCACCAACCATGGCCTGGTGCTCCTGTACATCGCCGCCCAGCCCGGGGCGCGTGAGCGGGACATCGCAGCCGTCGTGGGGATCACCGAGCGCTCCGCCCAGCGGATCGTCGGCGACCTCGTCAACTCCGGGTTCATCGCCAGGCGGCGGAGTGGCCGGCGGAACGTGTACGAGGTCCACCTCGACGCGCCGCTGTCCGATCCCGTCTGGACCGGCCTGCGGGTCCGCGACCTGCTCGACCTCGTCGCCGCCTCCCAGCAGGAGCGGCGCCCAGCCTGA
- a CDS encoding bifunctional salicylyl-CoA 5-hydroxylase/oxidoreductase codes for MDIAVVGGGPGGLLLGILARLSEPRHRVTVLERNLPDDAFGFGVVFSDETLANIRSADPVSLGRIEAEFRSWPDIDIVYRDRIVRSGGHGFAAIARRRLLAILAARAVELGVEVRYRTEVDDLDGLCAAHDLVVGADGAGSLVRRRRAAALGPSVETGLSKYIWLGTPLPLERFTFVVAETEWGMVQAHAYPYAEGMSSFIVETDRATWERAGLGMHDGGLLRPGDSDPGALRFAESVFAEQLAGHPVLGNNSRWLEFVTVANRRWHDGNAVLLGDAAHTAHFSIGSGTKLAMEDAIALAAALTSHPDLEAALAAYETERRPAVASTQRAAHTSREWFEGIARYAGLDPEPFAFQMMTRSQRVTHDNLRLRDAGFVRGTTDWLWRSTPEHLRPADPATPPLFYPLELRGMRLENRVVVSPMAQYCAVDGVPDDWHLVHLGARAVGGAGLVMTEMTCVSPQGRITPGCTGMWNAVQERAWARIVDFVHGHSRARIGLQLGHSGRKGSTRVAWEGQDEPLEEGGWEPVAPSPLPYLPHSPLPREMTRADIDEVLAEFVAAARRGEAAGFDLLELHCAHGYLLSSFLSPVTNRRQDGYGGSAAGRRRFPLEVVEAVRAVWPAERPLSVRISATDWVDGGFDGDDAVELAAALRDRGVDLVDVSTGQVDPSERPRHGRLWQTPFSDRIRHEVGIPTMAVGGIASVDDANTILLAGRADLVALARPHLVDPYWTLNAAIDLGHAAHPWPPQYLSGRTARRRDQQGGR; via the coding sequence ATGGACATCGCCGTCGTCGGCGGGGGCCCGGGCGGGCTGCTGCTCGGCATCCTCGCGCGGCTGAGCGAGCCGCGGCACCGGGTCACCGTGCTCGAGCGCAACCTGCCCGACGACGCCTTCGGGTTCGGCGTCGTCTTCTCCGACGAGACCCTGGCCAACATCCGCTCCGCCGATCCGGTCAGCCTTGGCAGGATCGAGGCGGAGTTCCGCTCGTGGCCGGACATCGACATCGTGTACCGCGACCGGATCGTGCGCTCCGGCGGCCACGGCTTCGCCGCCATCGCCCGGCGCCGGCTGCTCGCCATCCTCGCCGCGCGGGCGGTCGAGCTCGGCGTCGAGGTGCGGTACCGCACCGAGGTGGACGACCTCGACGGGCTCTGCGCCGCCCACGACCTGGTGGTGGGTGCCGACGGCGCCGGCAGCCTGGTGCGCCGGCGGCGCGCCGCGGCGCTCGGCCCCTCGGTCGAGACCGGGCTGTCGAAGTACATCTGGCTGGGGACGCCGCTGCCCCTGGAGCGCTTCACCTTCGTGGTCGCCGAGACCGAGTGGGGGATGGTGCAGGCCCACGCCTACCCCTACGCCGAGGGGATGTCGTCGTTCATCGTCGAGACCGACCGCGCCACCTGGGAGCGGGCCGGCCTGGGGATGCACGACGGCGGCCTGCTCCGCCCCGGCGACAGCGACCCGGGGGCGCTGCGGTTCGCCGAGTCGGTGTTCGCCGAGCAGCTCGCCGGCCACCCGGTGCTGGGCAACAACTCGCGCTGGCTCGAGTTCGTCACCGTCGCCAACCGCCGCTGGCACGACGGCAACGCGGTGCTGCTCGGTGACGCCGCCCACACCGCCCACTTCTCGATCGGCTCCGGTACCAAGCTGGCGATGGAGGACGCCATCGCGCTGGCGGCCGCGCTCACCAGCCACCCCGACCTCGAGGCGGCACTCGCCGCCTACGAGACGGAGCGGCGCCCGGCGGTGGCGAGCACCCAGCGGGCGGCGCACACCAGCCGGGAGTGGTTCGAGGGCATCGCCCGCTACGCCGGCCTCGACCCCGAGCCCTTCGCCTTCCAGATGATGACCCGCTCGCAGCGCGTCACCCACGACAACCTGCGGCTGCGTGACGCCGGCTTCGTGCGCGGCACCACCGACTGGCTGTGGCGCAGCACCCCGGAGCACCTCCGCCCCGCCGACCCGGCCACGCCGCCGCTCTTCTATCCCCTCGAGCTCCGCGGGATGCGGCTGGAGAACCGGGTCGTGGTGTCGCCGATGGCCCAGTACTGCGCCGTCGACGGGGTTCCGGACGACTGGCACCTCGTCCACCTCGGCGCCCGCGCCGTCGGCGGCGCCGGGCTGGTGATGACGGAGATGACCTGCGTGTCGCCGCAGGGGCGGATCACCCCCGGCTGCACCGGCATGTGGAACGCGGTGCAGGAGCGGGCCTGGGCGCGCATCGTCGACTTCGTCCATGGCCACAGCCGGGCCCGCATCGGGCTCCAGCTCGGGCACTCGGGGCGCAAGGGCTCGACCCGGGTGGCCTGGGAGGGCCAGGACGAGCCCCTCGAGGAGGGCGGCTGGGAGCCGGTCGCGCCGTCGCCGCTGCCCTACCTGCCCCACAGCCCGCTGCCCCGGGAGATGACCCGCGCCGACATCGACGAGGTCCTCGCCGAGTTCGTCGCGGCGGCGCGCCGCGGCGAGGCGGCGGGGTTCGACCTGCTCGAGCTCCACTGCGCCCACGGCTACCTGCTCTCCAGCTTCCTCTCCCCGGTCACCAACCGGCGCCAGGACGGCTACGGGGGCTCGGCGGCGGGGCGGCGGCGGTTCCCCCTCGAGGTGGTCGAGGCGGTGCGGGCGGTCTGGCCCGCCGAGCGGCCGCTGTCGGTGCGCATCTCCGCCACCGACTGGGTCGACGGAGGCTTCGACGGGGACGACGCCGTCGAGCTCGCCGCCGCGCTGCGCGACCGCGGCGTCGACCTCGTCGACGTCTCCACCGGGCAGGTCGACCCGTCCGAGCGTCCCCGCCACGGCCGGCTCTGGCAGACGCCGTTCAGCGACCGCATCCGTCACGAGGTGGGCATCCCCACGATGGCGGTCGGCGGGATCGCCAGCGTCGACGACGCCAACACCATCCTCCTCGCCGGCCGGGCCGACCTGGTCGCCCTGGCCCGCCCCCACCTCGTCGACCCCTACTGGACGCTGAACGCGGCCATCGACCTCGGCCACGCCGCCCACCCCTGGCCCCCCCAGTACCTGTCCGGGCGCACCGCCCGGCGCCGCGACCAGCAGGGCGGCCGGTGA